The following coding sequences lie in one Drosophila sulfurigaster albostrigata strain 15112-1811.04 chromosome 2R, ASM2355843v2, whole genome shotgun sequence genomic window:
- the LOC133836484 gene encoding LOW QUALITY PROTEIN: nocturnin (The sequence of the model RefSeq protein was modified relative to this genomic sequence to represent the inferred CDS: inserted 2 bases in 1 codon; deleted 1 base in 1 codon): MDNQSEKQEQHKSLGHRRQPALGKAMPVTALLLNLHPTPQSKASHARGAAVEDEDEPPPRYFSVADELQQPPSPNGNESTDAQCQLLGNSKGYTPCLNCSQTAPQFMSGPNVIINEMCRRLCGEECRRGLSLTGQLATEDAQRQQLRQDFLRQYEIAEALAKTSAMTSTTQMKQRLAARKLEMEIETKXGAMAGGRMTTPNDEVDAVDVVATAAAAAGDMLPPIVDYETPPPPRDLLLYLVRMGSFNSAPKINNVDSQDDGLELPKGLSTDALLDHVHQLRGNGIDRPSLLTRSFLKPALISEDVTDGLRCLKLNAVSRVCSPPIENEGTQNIRLLQWNILSQTLGQHNDGFVRCPEEALTWQHRKYLIVQEILQNQPDVVCLQEVDHFKFLETVLGSQNYAGIFFPKPDSPCLYIEQNNGPDGCAIFYKRDKLQLLCYDTRILEVWRVQSNQVAIAARLQLKATGKEFCVCTTHLKARHGALLAKLRNEQGRDLIRFVKQFAGESPLLMCGDFNAEPIEPIYATILSCDILKLGSAYADMKLEREREKRACEDVNELVSESIKREPPYTTWKIREDGEECHTIDYVFYTPQQLKIKNCLEFPVGEQIGKNRTPSFQYPSDHFSLVCDFELLDEPKSEGTIQ, encoded by the exons ATGGATAATCAGAGTgaaaaacaagagcaacatAAGAGTCTTGGCCATCGACGACAGCCAGCTCTGGGCAAAGCAATGCCAGTGACAGCGCTACTCTTGAATCTGCATCCAACgccgcaaagcaaagcgagtCACGCACGTGGCGCTGCTGtcgaggatgaggatgagccGCCACCGCGTTACTTTAGTGTGGCCGATGAGCTGCAACAGCCGCCATCGCCAAATGGCAACGAATCAACTGATGCACAATGCCAGCTCTTGGGCAACTCCAAAGGCTACACGCCTTGTCTCAACTGCAGCCAGACAGCTCCTCAGTTTATGAGTGGCCCGAATGTGATCATCAATGAGATGTGTCGCCGTTTGTGCGGCGAAGAGTGTCGTCGTGGCTTGAGTTTGACTGGCCAGCTGGCCACAGAGGAtgcgcagcggcagcaactcCGCCAGGATTTCCTTAGGCAGTATGAGATTGCGGAAGCGCTGGCCAAGACCTCGGCAATGACCTCGACAACACAAATGAAACAGCGTCTCGCGGCGCGTAAACTGGAAATGGAAATCGAGACGAA GGGGGCGATGGCGGGTGGTAGAATGACCACACCCAATGACGAGGTTGATGCGGTCgatgttgttgccacagctgctgctgcggctggaGACATGTTGCCGCCAATCGTTGATTATGAgacgccgccaccgccgcgtGATCTGTTGTTGTATCTGGTGAG AATGGGTTCGTTCAACTCGGCGCCCAAGATCAACAATGTGGACTCACAGGACGATGGCTTGGAGCTGCCCAAGGGTCTGAGCACCGATGCTTTGTTGGATCATGTGCATCAGTTGCGTGGCAATGGCATCGATCGACCCTCGTTGCTCACCAGATCCTTCCTCAAGCCAGCGCTAATCAGCGAGGATGTGACTGATGGATTGCGATGTCTCAAGTTGAATGCAGTTTCGCGTG TTTGCAGTCCGCCAATTGAGAACGAGGGCACGCAAAATATACGATTGCTGCAGTGGAATATTCTGTCGCAAA CTCTGGGTCAGCACAACGATGGCTTTGTACGTTGCCCTGAAGAGGCTTTGACCTGGCAGCATCGCAAGTATCTGATTGTCCAGGAGATACTCCAGAACCAGCCCGATGTTGTTTGTCtgcaa GAGGTGGATCACTTCAAATTCCTGGAGACTGTGCTCGGCAGTCAAAACTATGCTGGCATCTTCTTCCCCAAACCAGACTCTCCGTGTCTGTATATAGAGCAGAACAATGGACCCGATGGCTGTGCCATATTCTACAAACGGGATAAACTGCAGCTGTTGTGCTACGACACACGCATCCTTGAGGTGTGGCGTGTCCAGAGCAATCAGGTGGCCATTGCAGCTCGTCTGCAATTGAAGGCGACGGGCAAAGAGTTTTGTGTCTGCACCACACACTTGAAGGCTCGACATGGAGCGCTCTTGGCCAAATTGCGCAATGAGCAGGGACGCGATCTCATTCGGTTTGTGAAGCAATTTGCTGGCGAGAGTCCTCTGTTGATGTGTGGCGACTTTAATGCGGAGCCTATCGAGCCCATCTATGCCACAATTCTCAGTTGCGACATCTTGAAACTGGGCAGCGCCTATGCAGACATGAAACTTgagagggaaagggaaaaAAGAGCG TGCGAAGATGTTAATGAGTTGGTCTCAGAGTCCATTAAAAGGGAACCGCCCTACACCACATGGAAGATTCGCGAGGATGGCGAAGAGTGTCACACCATTGACTATGTCTTCTATACGCCGCAGCAACTAAAG aTCAAAAACTGCTTAGAGTTTCCGGTTGGTGagcaaattggcaaaaatcGCACGCCCAGCTTTCAATATCCATCGGATCATTTCTCACTGGTCTGTGACTTTGAGTTGCTGGATGAACCCAAATCAGAAGGAACCATTCAGTAG
- the LOC133837003 gene encoding succinate dehydrogenase cytochrome b560 subunit, mitochondrial, translating into MRSAKRANLLRNDSNKYRYISCLAFRCLSVAATLHTSLARKKLRMFALTSSLARSPALRQGLQVAAANRQVSVKVVSVGSTLKDESFFEKNERLGRQMSPHLTIYKPQLTSMLSIMHRGTGLALGVGVWGLGLGALISSHDISHYVTMVEGLQLSGGALTAIKFIIAYPVGYHSANGIRHLLWDTGRFLKIKEVYSTGYAMVAASVVITAILALI; encoded by the exons ATGCGCAGCGCAAAAAGAGCCAATCTGTTACGTAACGATAGCaataaatatcgatatatatcgTGTTTGGCATTTCGTTGTTTGTCAGTTGCTGCCACATTGCATACAAGTCTTGCGCGAAAAAAGTTGAGAAT GTTTGCACTAACCAGTTCACTTGCGCGCTCTCCAGCGCTGCGTCAGGGCCTCCAAGTGGCCGCCGCTAACCGCCAGGTCTCCGTGAAAGTCGTCTCCGTTGGCTCCACGCTGAAGGATGAGAGTTTCTTCGAGAAGAACGAACGCCTGGGTCGCCAGATGTCGCCCCATCTGACCATCTACAAGCCACAGCTGACCTCCATGCTGTCGATCATGCATCGCGGCACCGGCCTCGCTCTCGGCGTTGGCGTCTGGGGCCTGGGATTGGGTGCCCTCATCTCGTCGCACGACATCAGCCACTATGTGACCATGGTGGAGGGTCTGCAGCTGAGTGGCGGCGCCTTGACCGCCATCAAGTTCATCATCGCCTATCCTGTGGGTTATCACTCCGCTAACGGTATTCGCCATCTGCTGTGGGACACCGGTCGTTTCCTCAAAATCAAAGAGGTCTACTCTACCGGTTATGCAATGGTCGCCGCCTCCGTTGTCATCACAGCCATCTTGGCACTGATCTAA